One window of the Deinococcus aerius genome contains the following:
- a CDS encoding PAS domain S-box protein yields the protein MPELLSVGAFDLLDDLPLPTYVSSPDAAVVFANRALADLSGLPARALLGDGLAALIHPGDRGAALEVWRRAWPGGEATECEVRLRTAGGEDRWHCIQSRPRRGGGSPTVISTCHDIHALKGVEDRAGRLQRLTAALADARSVADVLAVLPDIARALAAPRASVAVLRAGGAELHLIGSVGYPEASLDRFRVLPTGLPLPATDAIRGGEPLHLPLAALTARYPHLAGQLDEHARDLVLLPLIAEGQPVGVLTLGFLEPREFGDAERTFMLTLAGLLGQALERARLHEEERAARERERALLDAAPVLMWTSRPGEDAAHFNRTWAEYTGLGATLTGDAWQEALHPDDLAAMREARERGLAAGAAYACDVRLRRADGAYRWHHVTVRPFQEGEWLGLASEVHEWYEAEKRLHLTLEASGLGVWTLDVATGLVTRTPETRRLLGFTEAVAPLSTFLSRVHEEDRAAVEAAFARAVAPGGPESFRVEHRFFRGDGTKIWVEQLTRVERDEQGEARRLLGVTADITARKQAETRLTLLADAGETLAQDLDVGETLARLTTLAVPRLADWCAVYLPQPDGTLHPRAHTHRDPEKARLAQAYLAAFPQRVDDIGAVSKVFRENVPVLLPRVTGEMLGALPIPDEQRALLQAFGFGSSLLVPLAVHGRVLGTLSLALHGSGRAFTEDDVPFARELARRAALALENARLYAQARDLNADLEGRVAERTAELEARNRALEAFAELSRDLATEPDPATLVGRAQEILVSLLPSGASTYYEPGGERWELRSHRGEFRNPALLPALRRGLPRGATPNIDRPFDSGTPYYQDRYDPATVPAAAEEVREIGATATLPVCVGGRPRGVLVVGTYAARPWTPEERALLETVARSLGLALERADALRELQRERTFLSALLESLSEGIVACDASGYLTLFNGATRELHGLPEAPLPPDEWAGHYDLYRADGETRLPTTEIPLYRALRGEHVRDAEMVIRPRHGEARTVLSVGAPIVAAGGERLGAVVAMRDVTERYRAEAALREANENLRRSNRELEQFAYIASHDLQTPARAVTSFAELLQLRYGERLDERGHAYLRQIVRGGQRMKRLVDDLLAFSRLNTQQRPLELVDSAGVLAEALDLLAPDLEATGGEVTSGPLPTVRADEGQLSRLLVNLIGNALKYRREGMAPRIHVRAERDGRMWRFAVTDNGVGVERRYLEQVFEPFKRLHAQDQVEGSGLGLAVSRKIAERHGGRLWLESTPGEGSTFFFTLPDVEEELPGTGRGAGEAEPGI from the coding sequence ATGCCCGAGCTGCTCTCCGTGGGTGCCTTCGACCTGCTCGACGACCTGCCCCTCCCCACGTACGTCAGCAGCCCGGATGCCGCCGTCGTCTTCGCCAACCGCGCCCTCGCCGACCTCAGCGGGCTCCCCGCCCGGGCGCTGCTGGGGGACGGCCTGGCGGCCCTCATTCACCCCGGGGACCGGGGGGCGGCGCTGGAGGTCTGGAGGCGCGCCTGGCCCGGGGGGGAGGCCACCGAGTGCGAGGTCCGGCTGCGGACGGCGGGGGGGGAGGACCGCTGGCACTGCATTCAGAGCCGTCCCCGCCGCGGCGGGGGGTCCCCCACGGTCATCAGCACCTGTCACGACATCCACGCGCTCAAAGGCGTGGAGGACCGCGCGGGGCGGCTTCAGCGCCTCACCGCCGCACTTGCGGACGCGCGGAGTGTGGCGGACGTTCTCGCGGTTCTCCCCGACATCGCCCGCGCCCTCGCCGCCCCGCGCGCGAGTGTGGCCGTCCTGCGGGCCGGGGGGGCCGAGCTGCACCTGATCGGCTCGGTGGGCTACCCGGAGGCGAGCCTGGACCGCTTCCGGGTGCTGCCCACCGGCCTCCCCCTCCCGGCGACCGATGCGATCCGGGGCGGGGAGCCCCTCCACCTGCCCCTCGCGGCGCTCACGGCGCGTTACCCGCACCTCGCGGGCCAGCTTGACGAACATGCCCGGGACCTGGTCCTGCTCCCGCTGATCGCCGAGGGCCAGCCGGTGGGCGTCCTCACGCTGGGCTTTCTGGAGCCGCGCGAGTTCGGGGACGCCGAACGCACCTTTATGCTCACGCTCGCCGGGCTGCTCGGGCAGGCCCTGGAGCGCGCCCGCCTCCACGAGGAGGAACGCGCCGCGCGGGAGCGGGAGCGCGCCCTGCTGGACGCCGCCCCCGTCCTGATGTGGACCTCGCGCCCCGGGGAGGACGCCGCCCACTTCAACCGCACCTGGGCCGAGTACACCGGGCTGGGCGCGACCCTGACGGGGGACGCCTGGCAGGAGGCCCTTCACCCGGACGACCTCGCGGCGATGCGGGAGGCGCGCGAGCGGGGCCTGGCCGCCGGGGCAGCCTATGCCTGCGACGTGCGGCTGCGCCGGGCGGACGGCGCGTACCGCTGGCACCACGTGACGGTCCGGCCCTTCCAGGAGGGCGAGTGGCTGGGCCTCGCCAGCGAGGTCCACGAGTGGTACGAGGCGGAGAAGCGGCTGCACCTCACCCTGGAGGCGAGCGGGCTGGGCGTGTGGACCCTGGACGTGGCGACGGGACTCGTCACCCGCACCCCCGAGACCCGGCGCCTGCTGGGCTTCACGGAGGCGGTAGCCCCCCTCTCGACGTTCCTCTCCCGGGTGCATGAGGAGGACCGGGCGGCCGTCGAGGCGGCCTTCGCGCGGGCGGTCGCGCCGGGTGGGCCGGAGAGCTTCCGGGTCGAACACCGCTTTTTCCGGGGGGACGGCACGAAGATCTGGGTGGAGCAGCTCACCCGCGTCGAGCGGGACGAGCAGGGCGAGGCCCGGCGGCTGCTGGGCGTCACCGCCGACATCACCGCGCGCAAGCAGGCCGAAACCCGGCTCACCCTGCTCGCCGACGCGGGCGAGACGCTCGCGCAGGACCTCGACGTGGGGGAGACCCTGGCCCGCCTCACCACCCTCGCCGTGCCCCGGCTGGCCGACTGGTGCGCCGTCTACCTCCCGCAGCCGGACGGCACCCTGCACCCCCGGGCCCACACGCACCGCGACCCGGAAAAGGCGCGGCTGGCACAGGCCTACCTCGCCGCCTTCCCGCAGCGGGTGGACGACATCGGCGCGGTGTCCAAGGTGTTCCGCGAGAACGTGCCCGTGCTGCTGCCCCGGGTCACGGGCGAGATGCTGGGCGCCCTCCCCATCCCGGACGAGCAGCGCGCCCTCCTGCAGGCCTTCGGGTTCGGCTCGTCGCTGCTGGTGCCGCTGGCGGTCCACGGGCGGGTGCTGGGCACCCTGAGCCTCGCCCTCCACGGCTCGGGCCGCGCCTTTACCGAGGACGACGTGCCCTTCGCGCGGGAACTCGCCCGCCGCGCGGCCCTCGCCCTGGAAAACGCCCGGCTGTACGCCCAGGCCCGCGACCTGAACGCCGACCTGGAGGGCCGGGTGGCCGAGCGCACCGCCGAGCTGGAGGCGCGCAACCGGGCGCTGGAGGCGTTCGCCGAACTCTCGCGCGACCTCGCCACCGAGCCCGACCCCGCCACGCTGGTGGGCCGCGCCCAGGAGATTCTGGTCTCCCTGCTCCCCAGCGGGGCGAGCACCTACTACGAGCCGGGGGGGGAGCGCTGGGAGCTGCGCTCGCACCGGGGCGAGTTTCGCAACCCGGCGCTCCTCCCCGCCCTGCGGCGCGGCCTGCCCCGCGGCGCGACCCCCAACATCGACCGGCCCTTCGACTCCGGGACGCCCTACTACCAGGACCGCTACGACCCCGCGACGGTGCCCGCCGCCGCCGAGGAGGTCCGGGAGATCGGCGCGACGGCCACCCTGCCCGTGTGCGTGGGGGGCAGGCCGCGCGGGGTCCTGGTGGTGGGCACCTACGCGGCGCGGCCCTGGACCCCCGAGGAGCGCGCCCTGCTGGAGACGGTGGCCCGGTCCCTGGGGCTCGCGCTGGAGCGGGCGGACGCCCTGCGGGAACTCCAGCGCGAGCGGACCTTCCTCTCGGCGCTTCTCGAAAGCCTCTCGGAGGGCATCGTGGCCTGCGACGCCTCGGGGTACCTCACCCTGTTCAACGGGGCGACGCGGGAGCTGCACGGCCTGCCCGAGGCCCCGCTGCCGCCGGACGAGTGGGCGGGGCACTACGACCTGTACCGCGCGGACGGCGAGACGCGGCTGCCGACCACCGAGATCCCGCTGTACCGGGCCCTGCGGGGCGAGCATGTGCGGGACGCGGAGATGGTGATCCGGCCCCGGCACGGCGAGGCCCGCACCGTGCTGAGCGTCGGCGCCCCCATCGTCGCCGCGGGGGGCGAGCGGCTGGGCGCGGTCGTCGCCATGCGCGACGTGACGGAGCGGTACCGGGCCGAGGCGGCGCTGCGCGAGGCGAACGAGAACCTGCGCCGCTCCAACCGGGAACTCGAGCAGTTCGCCTATATCGCCAGCCACGACCTCCAGACCCCCGCCCGGGCGGTGACGAGCTTTGCCGAACTCCTGCAACTGCGCTACGGCGAGCGGCTCGACGAGCGGGGGCACGCCTACCTGCGCCAGATCGTGCGGGGCGGACAGCGCATGAAACGCCTGGTGGACGACCTGCTCGCCTTTTCCCGCCTGAACACCCAGCAGCGGCCCCTGGAGCTGGTGGACAGCGCGGGCGTGCTGGCCGAGGCGCTGGACCTGCTGGCACCCGACCTGGAGGCGACGGGCGGGGAGGTCACCTCCGGCCCGCTCCCCACCGTGCGGGCGGACGAGGGCCAGCTCTCGCGGCTGCTCGTCAACCTGATCGGGAACGCGCTGAAGTACCGCCGCGAGGGGATGGCGCCCCGCATTCACGTCCGCGCCGAGCGGGACGGGCGGATGTGGCGCTTTGCCGTCACCGACAACGGCGTCGGGGTCGAGCGCCGCTACCTGGAGCAGGTCTTCGAGCCGTTCAAGCGCCTGCACGCCCAGGATCAGGTCGAGGGCAGCGGGCTGGGCCTGGCGGTGAGCCGCAAGATCGCCGAGCGCCACGGCGGGCGGCTGTGGCTGGAGAGCACCCCGGGCGAGGGCTCCACCTTCTTCTTCACCCTGCCGGACGTGGAAGAGGAGCTTCCGGGGACCGGACGCGGGGCGGGGGAGGCGGAACCCGGTATTTGA
- a CDS encoding YczE/YyaS/YitT family protein has translation MPRPAPLASLTRLPLPGRYALLVFGLFLYGLSLRLMLDARVGLAPWEAFHLGVTHHLPLSIGMVSVLTGVLIVTFTALRLRERIGPGTVINVILIGVFLDLLGPLVPDPATFLGRWVQFVLGVALLGFATGTYVAAGLGAGPRDGLILGLSRRTGWDVARVRTGIELVVLALGWLLGGLVGWGTLVFALGSGPAMSAGMALYGLRRGASREAATIPAPAAR, from the coding sequence GTGCCCCGCCCGGCCCCCCTCGCGTCCCTGACCCGCCTGCCCCTGCCGGGGCGGTACGCGCTGCTCGTCTTCGGCCTCTTCCTGTATGGCCTGAGCCTGCGCCTGATGCTCGACGCGCGGGTGGGGCTGGCGCCGTGGGAGGCCTTTCACCTCGGCGTGACCCACCACCTGCCCCTGAGCATCGGGATGGTCAGCGTGCTGACGGGCGTGCTCATCGTGACCTTCACGGCGCTGCGGCTGCGGGAACGCATCGGGCCGGGGACGGTGATCAACGTGATCCTCATTGGCGTCTTCCTCGACCTGCTGGGGCCGCTGGTGCCCGATCCAGCCACTTTCCTGGGCCGCTGGGTGCAGTTCGTGCTCGGCGTGGCGCTGCTGGGCTTCGCCACCGGGACGTATGTGGCGGCGGGGCTGGGGGCCGGGCCGCGCGACGGCCTGATCCTGGGCCTGAGCCGGAGGACGGGCTGGGATGTGGCGCGCGTCCGCACCGGCATCGAACTCGTCGTGCTGGCGCTGGGCTGGCTGCTCGGCGGTCTGGTCGGCTGGGGCACGCTGGTCTTCGCGCTGGGAAGCGGCCCGGCGATGAGTGCGGGGATGGCCCTGTACGGGCTGCGGCGCGGCGCCTCACGGGAAGCGGCCACTATCCCCGCCCCCGCCGCGCGTTAG
- a CDS encoding globin domain-containing protein, producing the protein MTAPLTLTEGGSLYGRIGPEALAALVTRFYARVAAHPDLAPLFPADLTHTAEKQLAFLTGFTGGPPLYHQRFGHPRLRARHLPFPITPARARAWLACMNAALRETPEIGEAEARELYAALSRVAAHMVNTPEEGEPNLDNS; encoded by the coding sequence ATGACCGCGCCCCTGACGCTCACCGAGGGCGGCAGCCTCTACGGCCGCATCGGCCCGGAGGCGCTCGCCGCCCTGGTGACCCGCTTCTACGCCCGCGTGGCCGCCCACCCCGACCTCGCGCCCCTCTTTCCCGCCGACCTGACCCACACCGCCGAGAAGCAGCTCGCCTTCCTCACGGGCTTCACGGGCGGGCCGCCCCTCTACCACCAGCGGTTCGGACATCCCCGGCTGCGCGCCCGGCACCTGCCCTTCCCGATCACGCCGGCGCGGGCGCGGGCCTGGCTCGCCTGCATGAACGCTGCCCTGCGCGAGACGCCCGAGATCGGCGAGGCCGAGGCGCGCGAGCTGTACGCGGCCCTTTCCCGGGTGGCGGCGCACATGGTGAACACCCCCGAGGAGGGGGAGCCGAACCTGGACAACTCTTGA
- a CDS encoding bifunctional 3-deoxy-7-phosphoheptulonate synthase/chorismate mutase, with protein sequence MTPSPRSIDELRAEVDAINRDLLILLSRRGEVVAQIGRAKSLEGRPQHYDPAREEQQLRDLEGLNKGPFTNAAVKAIFKEIFRASLDLEESNDKKQLLVSRKVQPTDTMLDIDGVRIGGDAPPVIVAGPCSIESAEQMEETARFLAGRGVKILRGGAYKPRTSPYGFQGMGVDGLIIGGRAARENGMLFVTEVMDTRDVEVVAEHADILQVGARNMHNFALLREVGRARRPVLLKRGLSATIEEWLYAAEYILSEGNPEVILCERGIRTFEKWTRNTLDLSAVALAKQETHLPVIVDVTHAAGRRDLLIPLAKAALAVGADGIHVEVHPNPATALSDNEQQLDFAGYDRFLNALSPLLKVPATV encoded by the coding sequence ATGACCCCTTCCCCACGCAGCATCGACGAGCTTCGCGCCGAGGTCGATGCGATCAACCGCGACCTCCTGATCCTGCTCTCCCGCCGCGGCGAGGTCGTCGCGCAGATCGGGCGCGCCAAGTCGCTCGAGGGCCGCCCCCAGCACTACGACCCCGCCCGCGAGGAGCAGCAACTCCGCGACCTGGAGGGCCTGAACAAGGGTCCCTTTACCAACGCCGCCGTCAAGGCGATCTTCAAGGAAATCTTCCGGGCCAGCCTCGACCTGGAGGAGAGCAACGACAAGAAGCAGCTCCTCGTGTCGCGCAAGGTCCAGCCCACCGACACCATGCTCGACATCGACGGCGTGCGGATCGGTGGGGACGCGCCCCCCGTGATCGTGGCGGGCCCGTGCTCCATCGAGTCGGCGGAGCAGATGGAGGAGACGGCCCGTTTCCTCGCCGGGCGCGGCGTCAAGATTCTCCGCGGCGGCGCCTACAAGCCCCGCACCAGCCCCTACGGCTTCCAAGGCATGGGCGTGGACGGCCTGATCATCGGCGGGCGGGCGGCCCGCGAGAACGGGATGCTCTTCGTGACCGAGGTGATGGACACCCGCGACGTGGAAGTTGTGGCCGAACACGCCGACATCCTCCAGGTGGGCGCCCGCAACATGCACAACTTCGCCCTGCTGCGCGAGGTGGGCCGCGCCCGCCGCCCGGTGCTCCTCAAGCGCGGCCTCTCGGCCACCATCGAGGAGTGGCTCTACGCCGCCGAGTACATCCTCTCGGAGGGCAACCCCGAGGTCATCCTCTGCGAGCGCGGCATCCGCACCTTCGAGAAGTGGACGCGCAACACGCTCGACCTCTCGGCGGTGGCCCTCGCCAAGCAGGAGACGCACCTCCCCGTCATCGTGGACGTGACGCACGCTGCCGGGCGCCGCGACCTCCTGATTCCCCTCGCCAAGGCCGCCCTCGCGGTGGGCGCCGACGGCATCCACGTCGAGGTTCACCCCAACCCCGCCACGGCGCTCAGCGACAACGAGCAGCAACTCGACTTCGCCGGGTACGACCGCTTCCTGAACGCGCTGTCGCCCCTGCTGAAGGTGCCCGCGACGGTGTAG
- a CDS encoding 2'-5' RNA ligase family protein, with protein sequence MSTTFPPSPPLYSLVAWPPEALDTWLRRTQERLNVRAFGVPHLNLRAPFQTDLRTPELVAAFREVLRGEGPFEVRVKGWKRVPHVIFLECELDARLANLHARALSVGPSSRAPHDGERYIPHLTLALGLLPWAEDEVWEQVRDLMPPVQAFTVNVLSLTREERGEVQELHTFPLDGGQAGERAVVGTGEAHF encoded by the coding sequence TTGAGCACCACGTTCCCGCCCTCCCCGCCGCTGTACAGCCTGGTCGCGTGGCCGCCCGAGGCGCTCGACACCTGGCTGCGGCGGACCCAGGAGCGGCTGAACGTGCGCGCCTTCGGGGTGCCGCACCTGAACCTGCGTGCCCCCTTCCAGACCGACCTGAGGACCCCCGAACTCGTCGCCGCCTTCCGCGAGGTGCTGCGCGGCGAGGGGCCTTTCGAGGTCCGAGTGAAGGGCTGGAAGCGCGTGCCACACGTCATCTTTCTGGAATGCGAGCTGGACGCCCGGTTGGCGAACCTGCACGCCCGGGCGCTGAGCGTGGGGCCGTCCAGCCGCGCCCCGCACGACGGCGAGCGGTACATCCCGCACCTCACCCTCGCGCTGGGCCTGCTGCCCTGGGCCGAGGACGAGGTGTGGGAGCAGGTGCGGGACCTGATGCCCCCCGTTCAAGCCTTTACCGTTAATGTCCTGAGCCTCACCCGCGAGGAACGCGGCGAGGTGCAGGAGCTGCACACCTTTCCGCTGGACGGGGGGCAGGCGGGGGAACGGGCGGTGGTGGGGACGGGCGAAGCGCACTTCTAG
- a CDS encoding helix-turn-helix transcriptional regulator, with protein MTALPSPAPAAAPPPAPERTKHRLLELLKRGGPQTVQDLAVGLGVSVPGARRHLIDLQEQGLIEARTERPGGRGRPQHVFGLTDRGEAAFPKTYSTLCVDVLRHVQELFGEGAVLQVLDARSAELAQRLRDDLPDTLPLEERVRRLSEWLTGAGFDAVVEPGEDGAWYVVERNCPNLTVARQYPQLCRSELGMFVGVLGVPVTRETRIACGQGSCRYRIGP; from the coding sequence ATGACGGCGCTGCCTTCCCCGGCTCCCGCCGCGGCACCTCCACCCGCCCCCGAGCGCACCAAACACCGCCTGCTGGAACTCCTCAAGCGGGGCGGCCCCCAGACGGTGCAGGACCTGGCCGTGGGGCTGGGGGTCAGCGTGCCGGGGGCGCGGCGGCATCTCATTGACCTTCAGGAACAGGGGCTGATCGAGGCGCGCACCGAGCGGCCCGGCGGGCGCGGGCGGCCCCAGCACGTCTTCGGTCTCACCGACCGGGGCGAGGCGGCCTTTCCCAAGACGTACTCGACCCTATGCGTGGACGTGCTGCGGCACGTGCAGGAACTCTTCGGCGAGGGGGCGGTGCTTCAGGTCCTCGACGCCCGCAGCGCGGAGCTGGCGCAGCGGCTGCGGGACGACCTTCCCGACACCCTTCCCCTGGAGGAGCGCGTGCGGCGGCTCTCGGAGTGGCTGACGGGCGCGGGCTTCGACGCCGTGGTAGAGCCCGGTGAGGACGGCGCGTGGTATGTGGTCGAGCGCAACTGTCCCAACCTGACTGTCGCCCGGCAGTACCCACAACTGTGCCGCAGCGAACTGGGCATGTTCGTCGGGGTGCTGGGGGTGCCCGTCACGCGCGAGACACGCATCGCCTGCGGGCAGGGCAGTTGCCGCTACCGGATCGGGCCTTGA
- a CDS encoding Mrp/NBP35 family ATP-binding protein encodes MRDALWTALKTVNDPELHRDLVSLGMIERAEVEGDVAHVKVNLTTPACPLKGQIEGDVRAAVLAVPGIRDVAVTFGAIVRQPAQPALPGVKHVILVGSGKGGVGKSSVAVNLAASLARDGARVGLLDADVYGPSVAHMMGQGGARVTANAERKMQPIEAHGVRFLSMANLSPAGQALVWRGPMLHSAIQQFLKDAAWGDLDYLIVDLPPGTGDVQLSLTQTIHVTGAVLVTTPQDVALIDAARALDMFRKASVPVLGVVENMSYFVAPDTGLTYDLFGRGGSRKLGGLPLLGEVPLDVVTRQDADAGTPAVLAHPESPAAQALTQIARNLAGRVSVQSLAQLPEQLPVV; translated from the coding sequence ATGCGTGACGCCCTGTGGACCGCCCTGAAGACCGTGAACGACCCGGAACTGCACCGCGACCTGGTGTCGCTGGGCATGATCGAGCGCGCGGAGGTCGAGGGGGACGTGGCCCACGTCAAGGTGAACCTGACGACACCCGCCTGCCCGCTCAAGGGTCAGATTGAGGGGGATGTGCGCGCGGCGGTGCTCGCCGTGCCCGGCATCCGGGACGTGGCGGTGACCTTCGGGGCGATCGTGCGGCAGCCCGCCCAGCCCGCGCTGCCCGGGGTGAAGCACGTGATCCTCGTCGGCAGCGGCAAGGGCGGCGTGGGCAAGAGCAGCGTGGCGGTGAACCTCGCGGCGTCGCTCGCGCGGGACGGGGCGCGGGTCGGCCTGCTCGACGCCGACGTGTACGGCCCCAGCGTGGCGCACATGATGGGTCAGGGCGGGGCGCGCGTGACGGCCAACGCCGAGCGCAAGATGCAGCCCATCGAGGCGCACGGGGTCCGGTTCCTGAGCATGGCGAACCTCTCGCCCGCGGGGCAGGCGCTGGTGTGGCGCGGGCCGATGCTGCACTCGGCGATCCAGCAGTTCCTGAAGGACGCGGCCTGGGGCGACCTCGACTACCTGATCGTGGACCTGCCGCCGGGCACCGGGGACGTGCAGCTCTCGCTGACGCAGACGATCCACGTGACGGGGGCGGTGCTCGTGACCACGCCGCAGGACGTGGCGCTGATCGATGCGGCGCGGGCGCTGGATATGTTCCGCAAGGCCAGCGTGCCCGTGCTGGGGGTGGTGGAGAACATGAGTTACTTCGTGGCGCCCGACACCGGCCTCACCTACGACCTCTTCGGGCGGGGCGGCTCGCGCAAGCTGGGGGGCCTGCCGCTGCTGGGCGAGGTGCCCCTCGACGTGGTGACCCGTCAGGACGCCGACGCGGGCACCCCCGCCGTGCTCGCGCACCCCGAGTCGCCCGCCGCCCAGGCCCTGACGCAGATCGCGCGCAACCTCGCCGGGCGGGTCAGCGTGCAATCGCTCGCCCAGCTTCCCGAACAGCTCCCGGTGGTCTGA
- the dusA gene encoding tRNA dihydrouridine(20/20a) synthase DusA, which translates to MTAPARPPHTLSVAPMMDWTDRHCRAFHRTLTRRTLLYTEMVTTGAILHGDRERHLGFGKAEHPVALQLGGSDPAALAECARIAQDWGYDEVNLNCGCPSDRVQSGSFGACLMGTPDVVARAVEAMRGATTLPVTVKHRIGIDDLDSYEHLTRFVGTVAQAGCETFIVHGRKAWLSGLSPKENREIPPLRYEVVRQLKADFPHLTVVLNGGVLTLEAAREHLRWADGVMIGRAAYQDPYILATADWDVFGEDVTPPTRREAIEAFLPYVAGQLEQGQPLNRMMKHTLGLFAGQPGARHWKRTLSEQGHRPGAGLDVLREALAGVPESVLDARPGVGEAQPA; encoded by the coding sequence ATGACGGCCCCCGCCCGCCCCCCGCACACCCTCTCGGTCGCGCCCATGATGGACTGGACCGACCGGCACTGCCGGGCCTTCCACCGCACCCTGACCCGGCGCACCCTGCTGTACACCGAGATGGTCACGACCGGGGCGATCCTGCACGGCGACCGCGAGCGGCACCTCGGCTTCGGGAAGGCAGAGCATCCCGTCGCCCTGCAACTGGGCGGCAGCGACCCGGCGGCGCTCGCCGAGTGTGCCCGCATCGCCCAGGACTGGGGCTACGACGAGGTGAACCTCAACTGCGGCTGCCCCAGCGACCGGGTGCAAAGCGGCTCGTTCGGCGCCTGCCTGATGGGCACGCCGGACGTGGTGGCCCGAGCGGTGGAGGCGATGCGGGGCGCCACAACGCTGCCCGTCACCGTCAAGCACCGCATCGGCATCGACGATCTGGACAGCTACGAGCACCTGACGCGCTTCGTGGGAACGGTGGCGCAGGCTGGGTGCGAGACCTTCATCGTCCACGGGCGCAAGGCGTGGCTCTCGGGCCTGTCGCCGAAGGAGAACCGGGAGATTCCCCCGCTGCGCTACGAGGTCGTGCGGCAGCTCAAGGCCGATTTCCCGCACCTGACGGTCGTGCTGAACGGTGGCGTGCTGACCCTGGAGGCGGCGCGCGAGCATCTGCGCTGGGCCGACGGCGTGATGATCGGGCGCGCGGCGTACCAGGACCCCTACATTCTGGCGACCGCCGACTGGGACGTGTTTGGGGAAGACGTGACGCCGCCCACCCGCCGTGAAGCTATCGAGGCGTTCCTGCCTTACGTCGCCGGGCAACTGGAACAGGGCCAGCCCCTGAACCGCATGATGAAACATACCCTCGGCCTCTTCGCGGGGCAGCCGGGCGCGCGTCACTGGAAGCGGACGCTGAGCGAGCAGGGCCACCGCCCGGGCGCGGGGCTGGACGTGCTGCGGGAGGCGCTGGCCGGGGTGCCCGAAAGTGTATTGGATGCGCGGCCCGGGGTGGGAGAGGCTCAGCCCGCGTAG
- a CDS encoding TCR/Tet family MFS transporter, with translation MVATSARRPAALAFILLTVLLDVMGIGLIIPVFPLLVTDLAHSPTAGAQMVGVFTAVYAVMQFICAPILGALSDRYGRRPVILASLTGMGLDYLLLTVAPNLWWLFVGRVIAGMTGASITVANAYLADVTPPEGRARSFGLLGATFGVGFILGPALGGVLGDVSLRLPFLVAAGLALLNALYGFFVLPESLSPENRGARPGRGVLNPLAPLGALARYPLVRNLAAAFVLIGMAQQVIFTTWVLFTERVLGWTPAQNGVALAVVGLLSVVVQAGLVGTAMRVLGERGAILTGLLIGVVQYVLLGAARSGEMLYASIVIGSLAGIAGPAIQGLISRTVDPGEQGRVQGALTSVNSLVAIVGPLLATTVFAYFTRPGNTLHEPGAAFYMAALFSLLGTVVAGVVLRRAGRQY, from the coding sequence ATGGTAGCCACCTCTGCCCGCCGCCCCGCCGCGCTGGCGTTCATCCTGCTGACGGTCCTGCTCGACGTGATGGGCATCGGGCTGATCATTCCGGTGTTCCCGCTGCTCGTCACCGACCTGGCGCACTCGCCCACCGCCGGGGCGCAGATGGTCGGCGTGTTCACCGCCGTGTACGCCGTCATGCAGTTCATCTGCGCGCCGATCCTGGGGGCGCTCTCCGACCGCTATGGCCGCCGCCCGGTCATCCTCGCCAGCCTGACGGGGATGGGGCTGGACTACCTCCTGCTGACCGTGGCACCGAACCTGTGGTGGCTTTTCGTGGGCCGGGTGATCGCGGGCATGACGGGAGCGAGCATCACCGTGGCGAACGCCTACCTGGCGGACGTGACGCCGCCCGAGGGCCGCGCCCGCTCCTTCGGGCTGCTGGGGGCGACCTTCGGGGTGGGCTTCATCCTGGGTCCGGCGCTGGGCGGCGTGCTGGGGGACGTGAGCCTGCGGCTGCCCTTCCTGGTGGCGGCGGGGCTGGCGCTGCTGAACGCGCTGTACGGCTTCTTCGTGCTGCCCGAGTCGCTCTCGCCCGAGAACCGGGGGGCGCGTCCGGGGCGCGGCGTCCTCAACCCGCTCGCGCCGCTGGGGGCGCTGGCGCGTTATCCCCTGGTGCGGAACCTCGCCGCCGCCTTCGTGCTGATCGGCATGGCGCAGCAGGTCATCTTCACCACCTGGGTTCTCTTCACCGAGCGGGTGCTGGGGTGGACCCCCGCGCAGAACGGCGTCGCGCTGGCCGTGGTCGGTCTACTTTCGGTGGTGGTGCAGGCAGGGCTGGTCGGCACGGCGATGCGGGTGCTGGGGGAGCGGGGGGCGATCCTCACCGGGCTGCTGATCGGCGTCGTGCAGTACGTGCTGCTGGGCGCCGCGCGGTCGGGTGAAATGCTCTACGCCTCCATCGTGATCGGCTCGCTGGCGGGCATCGCGGGTCCGGCCATCCAGGGCCTGATCAGCCGAACGGTGGACCCCGGCGAGCAGGGGCGGGTGCAGGGGGCACTTACCAGCGTGAACAGCCTCGTCGCCATCGTCGGCCCGCTCCTCGCCACCACCGTCTTCGCCTACTTCACCCGGCCGGGCAACACGCTCCACGAGCCGGGCGCGGCCTTCTACATGGCGGCCCTCTTCAGCCTGCTGGGGACCGTGGTGGCGGGCGTGGTGCTGCGGCGGGCGGGGCGGCAGTATTGA